The genomic window tctctgtcaaataaataaataaacatttttaaaaaacccgtATTACTGAGGGAagaacatgactttttttttaaacatatgtgaTTATGACCAAGAAATAAAGGTGAAAACTGAGATAACAGTCAAAGCAGACAAGGTTTGTCTTACGCATGTGACTTTGGGTTAAAAAGAATCAACCCTTAGCAATTATAGTGAAACTGACACTAATTGTGCTAAGGCAGGAAAACTGACATTTTCTTTGACAATGATAACATTACCTGACCAATAGGCTTCTCATGCTTAAGTTACTGCATtgatcaaattaaattttaatttcatgtagTTTCTCTCCCCCACTAGAATCTGAGATAAGTTAGAGCAAGAATCCTCTTTCTCATCACTGAATCCCCAAAGCTTGCCATAAGTAAGAAAAGCCTGAATGAGTTCATTAAACATTACAAAGTCCTTTAATGTAACAATCCTAATATTGAACATTagcttttattcataatttattgCAAGTGAAAGTCAGGGTGAAGATGAAAGTAACCCAACTAGTCTGGGTTTTGAGATGAAAGGAAAGTGACTGAAATGCCAGTTCTGAAAGCTGCAATCTGTGTACATTGAACTTTCTACCTCAATTTCATCATGTTCATTCACCTATAAATTGGAAGCAATAATGTTCGCTTTCTAAGaagttttgtaaaataaatactgCATGTGATTTGCTTAATACAGAGTAGAGCTTGTAGAATATTATCAGTAGATGTTATTTCTCTTCCGTACTTCCAAAACCCTAAAGTCAGCTCTAGATGCCACAAATAAAGCTCGATTCTCCAGAAAGGTGAACTTCCAGTGGTTTATCATAGTTTCATCCATTTTATACGTTTGGTTTATTTTTACATTGTCTGTTCTtcacctattttttaatttttggagacaTTTGATCTGCCTAAGGAAAAATACTTCTAAGAGAGATTAGTAATGAATAACACCCCATAAAGTCGTTGGcaggattaaatgagtcaatacaaagaaaacaatagCTCTAGAAGGTAGGAATTGCTGAAAATTTTTATGTTATCTTCCACCCCCTTctacctcctttctcttcctcctcattaGCATCTTAATTATGATAAACagtgtaaatattttttagtacGTGTGAGTCTCTAATCTTTTAATATCTTAaagtagatatttatattttattcccaGTCCTCTGGTGATTGTGTTTACTTGATTTCATGGAAATGACAAAGAGAATCAAAGTTTTCTAATAACACTATCTATTACTGGGTAAGAATGAAAAGTTCAGAAATCCACATCAATCCTGACACTCTTTCCATCAAACTAAATGCCCAGTGTCTCTTCAAAGATAAACTATTATCATTCAGAATCATAATTATTAACCCAGATGTTCTACTGCATTGAAAAAAAACACTTGAATTTACAGAAAATTCTGAAACAATATTCAGTTCATCAAATGTTTGAGTTCAATGATTAGGAACTTTAATATGGGAgtggaaaaaaggggaaaatacataactctagtaaaggaaaaggaatttcGAGAAAGTGTGAATAATAGTATTTACAAGAACGTCATCCTTTTAATGCTCCTTACACTTTCATTTACTGGAGAAAATCATAACCTTTTGGATAGTATCCTTAAAGGCTTGCTTTACTTGCTGGTTCCTGAGGGTATATATAAATGGATTCATCATAGGAGCAACAGAAGTATTCAGAATAGCCACTCCTTTGGTCAATGATGCCTTTTCTTTTGCAGAAGGGTTGGCATACATGAATATGCAGCTTCCATAAGAGATGGAAATGACAATCATGTGTGAGGAACATGTAGAAAATGCCTTTTTTCTCTGACTGGCAGAGGGTAGTTTCAGAATTGTTCTAATGATGAACATGTAGGACAAAATTATTAGTGCCAAAGTGAAAAGCAGAATCACTATGGCGGAGTAAAAACCGATCACTTCTAAGAGCCATGTGTCTGAGCAAGATAATTGCAAGAGGGGAAAATAATCACAAGCAAAGTGATCAATGACATTGGAACCACAGTAATCTaactggagaaagagaagaactgGTGGGAAGATATTTAAGAATCCTGTCAGCCAAGCACAAAAGACAAGTAAAATGCAGACTCTTTTGTTCATGATGGTTGTATAATGCAAGGGTTTACAGATGGCAacatagcggtcataggacaTGGCAGTTAGAAGGTAAAACTCAGTTATTCccatgaagatgaagaaaaacaacTGAGCTGTACAATTATTGTATGAGATCGTCTTGTCTCTGGTGATAATTGTGCCCAGAAATCTAGGAATACAGACAGTTGTAAAGGATATTTCTAATACAGAGAAGTTCctgaggaagaaatacatgggggTCTGCAGATGGGAGTCAGTCAAGGTGAGAGTGATGATGGTCAAATTACCAGTGACGCTTAATATATATGTGataattaagaagagaaaaatcataatCTGAAGCTCTGGGTCATCTGATAGCCCTAGAAGAATGAATTCTGTGGGTACTGTGCGGTTTTTCATTGCTGATCCTTTCTTCCCCCCTTTAGAGCGGAAACTGTATGTTCCCCTAtagaacataaaaatttaaaacaagattGAGGTTAGAgtacagaatcttaaaaatatccaCAGTGATGAATAATCTATGAAAcccaaaaagaaatgttttccttcaGCAACTCTCCAATTTCTACTGGACCTCACATTCAAGTAATACatattatttgaatttaaatactgatttctttttgttgaaaaTGCGCTGTCAGGGGccatgggtaaaaaaaaaaaaaaaatcttgtgataACATTTAAGCAGATGCtatttattctaatgttttttttaaaatattaagattctaattattcttgaaaatatttagctcctttttaaaaaatcatgaagatattctgattgatatttttcttttcctcaacatTATAAAAACTAGTCTGCATTATGGCTCATCTAAAGACAGGGTTTCAAATCTCACAGGGGTGATTTAGGCCTGCCTCCACAATGAAAACTACATAGTTTAGGAAGCTTTCACAAGGTTGCAAAATTCGTCATCTAATTTGTGAGTAATAATCTCACTGTACAATGTGCATGTTTATGCATGGGAATGTTTTGTTGACATTCTTTCATGAATTACTTTAAGAGTTTGGTTGATGCTATCACactcttatatatatttttttgccttGTTGATAAATAGGCTAGAAGTACAATAAGGTAACATTCTATTACTAAATTAAATAGTTGCCTAGAAGTAGTTGAATTCACTCAATgcataatcattttcttttcttttccttttttttttttaaataatacttctATGGAATATGAACAAGTAGATGGTCAAAATAATACCAACTGGGAAGCAGATATTTTTTCCCATAGggaattttaataataatcttGTGTATGTAACAGAATACATTTTCAAATTAGTAAAAACTGAACAATCCAAGATTAATTTCTGTGTTCCTGCTTTAGGATTTTATTAACAGTCTCTTGGTAGTAAGcagttatttaatatttaatattgaaatGGTTGTAAATCCACAAACATATATGCAAACacgattttaaaacatttatgtaaAATGAAGATTCCATATCTTATattgaagaataaaaaatttacttACTTCCTGATTCTTCTTGATGATCTTGTCTCAAATTTTATCATCTGATTTGCTTAAATATTTACACAATTTCAGAGCTGGTAAATTGAGTTAGCAAAATATTTAGTTTCTATTGTGCTCTCAAAATAAGTGTGTTGATTTAACTTTTTTATGGTTCTTAGGGATTATAATTCTCTTCAACTCATGATATCCTTCATTCCTGATACTTTAAAATGCTgacaacattttattataattcaaCTCATTCTTGCTTTTCATCTGTCAAACTCCACATACAAATTCAATTACACCTAGGTTGACTACTACTTTTCCACTTGCCTCTTTTCATATACTACAAAACAGTTATTTAtccaatcatttttctttctactcatgcaaacatttaaaataaatatcttgtaATTCTATGATTATACATCTGTGAAACCTAAGTAATATTTTCCTCAAGTTCATGGACTGCTATATTTTCCTGCAAACACTGTTTTGAGAAACAGAACATATGGAATATTCTTCTCTATGTCTGACATACAAATGGAACTGGACTTATTTTATCTGTGTCTTTTTGTTGACCCGGGGGAATTCATTAAGTAAATAGAGTGCCAAGGAGAAGAATCATTAGACAGAGGTGAAtcagttttataaatattgattaaaaagtacaaaaagtaaaatgattcAGGAAAATAGACAAATGTACAAGTGGCGAGATGCTAAGTATGGGAAAGCTTGATTTAGAATTTCACACTTCcattgcttctcggccttttggctaagatcaagtgtagaattTCACTCTTCTGTGACTGCATAAGGAATGCACATTTTTCTTCCACAAACTGGACTTGTCTTCAGTAGAATTAGTGTGCTGATATCTTCTGAATTTTGGCAACCTAGAGAAGAATTCTTTATCAGGATGAAACGGTGGAAAACACTGCTGTGGATTTCTATTTTGACTGATTGTCATCTGAAATGGACAACCTCTTAAAGACTGACAAGAAGGTTTATAACTATACTGACCCTTTGAATTTAGGAAAGCCATTCCCAAGCCCCTCCCTAATGTGGCTTTTATTGCCTTTTGACGACTTTCTTCACTGTGTTATTTACTTCCATTAAACAGTTATTTATATTTGTGCATATGACATCTTCTCATATTGAGAATACttatgaatcaataaaataaatatatggaaatcTGGCATTGGATATTTTGAACTTGTGTAATCCACAATTCCTTCAATGAGAGATGTCGTTTTTATTCCTAGAAGGGTAATATATTATAGACATATAGGGGCGcattggtggctcagtggcttgggcctctaccttcagctcaggtcatgatctcagggttctggaatcaagccccatatcaggctgtctgctcagcagggagcctgctttcccctctctctctgcttgcctctctgcctacttgtgatctctctctctgtgtcaaataaaaaaataaaataaatacatatgaatgccatatgtacacatatgtgtaatataattttatatttaatgagttatctttattttctttgcagtTATAGATGTGGACATAAAACATGTGTGCATTTGATACCAGTAGTGCAGATTAACACTATTTGTGTGGCGGCAGGGTGTGGATTATTTACAGGATTGAAAGATGAGAgtatttgaaagacaaaagaaagaagtggGAAAGGATGAACAAATCACTGGCTCACACATAGGACAATACGTAGATGCTGAGATGTGTAGAATTTATAACTGCTACACATTAAAATAggcattgaaaatatttattcaagataTTTCAGTGGAGATGGTGAAACTACTTCTCTACTTATGAATATTCTATTCCTTTGCTTTTAGTTTTGTATCCAAATAGcaattctttttgtattttattcagaGCTTTTATTGATTACCAGGCACTGACCataaaattatctcattttttcaAACAAGCAGACAATACAAAACCGTCTGAGGTCAGTGCTATTATTATTCAGGTAAAGAAAGAGTCTGAGGCAGAAAGAAGTTAAAGTGTCTGATATCCACCATTTGTGTGTTTGGAGCAACACAATCTTTAGTGACTCACAGGGAAAGGGAATGAATTTCTATCTCACAAAGCACTGTACTTCATGAAATATCCTATTAGACATGTTTCTTCTCCATGTTTTTTTCTCAAGCTCCTAGATACTggattgtctctctctttcctccttaaTCACCCTCTCATTCTCTAACTTTCTACTCTTACTGCTTTACTCCTGGTTTCTAATAGCTGTCTAGCTTTTCTCTAGGCCTCAGAATAATTTACTTTTAATGAAGACTGATTACATCTGTTACCCTCCTATCCACAAGCTAGTAGGCATCTGCTTTTTAATAATGTGTCAATTACTACCATGTATTCTGAGGTTGATGAGTGACTATGTTTTAGGTCAATGAAACATCGTTCAAGCTACCAGGTTTCACTCTCCTCAAAGAATGGAGGATGGATTTTAATTACAAGTAATGGTTTGCTGTAACATGTtctaaatcaaaagacaaaatttGTTAAATCAAATGGTTAAAGGATCCAACTCTTTTAAGACTTTCTCTAAAACCTGTACTGGCATCATATTACTGAATATTTCCAGTATGTATTACTAATCATTTTCAGTGATATATTATCATGCTCTTGTGGAGGTAAGCCACTCCACAAGATGTTGGTTGGCCTCCTACTTACTGACTACCATCATTTAATTGAGCTACTATtctataaattgaatttttaatctcAGAAGTGTAATGATTGACAGATGATGTTGGATCTGATAAGTTACTTGGTGTAACCCATATAGTTAAGAGaatctttttgtgtgtgaaataaataagggtTTTCATCATAGGAGTTCCTACCATTAGAAAGTTCCAATGCAAACTTTAACAAGAATTGTTCTCAATAACTTCATGAAAAGTCAATACACATCAAATAAATTGATCTTTGCATAGTTGCCAAAAGGTCTAAtgtaaaataaaagaggaaaatgaacacCAAATGCATTagaaaatattgaattatttctTTGTCATAAAAAAGTCTAGTTAtgataaaatgcacattttatttgATCACTGTTTTAAAGCTAGCTCACTGTTACGTACATTATTACATATGTTTATGTTGGGTAAAATATTTAGTCAGAGCACTAGGGCGTTGGAACCATTCTAAATTATTCAAATGTTTTTATGTACTCAGTGTTTATTGAAAACCCATTACATGGCAGATGCAGGTTCTAAGGGAGTAGTATTAGTGACTTCTGGTAAAAGTCTAACAACTGCTTTTCAGGGGGTGGAGGTAAGGGGCTGATCTGTAGAACTGATCCTGTTCCAAGATGTGAAGTCTCTCACATGGCAGGTGTCAAGCTATTTCTGTGGGCTTTCTGAATGCAGAATTGAGAAGACAGCACAACTGGCTTTTGGGAAGCATCTAGTCAGGCCCTGCACCCTTCTGTGTGGACCACAACATTTTGCTGCAGGGGATACAGAGATCTCTGCTCTCCTGGGCTGAGGGATGTGAGAGAAAACAGACAATAAGGAATGAGCATGACTGATTCCTAAATTATAGTGTCTTTTATAAATTAGTAACTATTTtgtaaaggaaaactgaaaaacctTGGAAGTAGGGGCTTACTATAATTTTATGTAGAGAAATTGGGGGGAGGCCTTATTGGGGTGACATGCAGATATCTGGGAGAGGAGTGTGTCTGGTTTAAGAACCATCTAGTGTAAATGCACTAAGGCCTTAGGAGGAAATATCATGTGATTTGCTAAGaaagatttgttttttcctttctaatattaGTAAATGTATTGGTGCTTATCCTGTTAGTCTCCTGGTTAGACCATCCAGTATAGTACTGAATAAACACAATGATAGTGAGTTCGTAACTGATTtttgttaaaatgatttttctatgaACAAAGTATATCATGAAACAAATAAGATTTTGCATCTTTTGCACTTAAATGAATTGTATGAATAAACTGTTATATCAAAATAGCCAGAAAAAGTAAGAGAATGTTATAACTCTAAGCCATGACTATATTTATGGTCTTTGTATAGTAAATTAAAAGTGTCAAACATGActtaatattttctgaatttctagAAGGTGTGTTTCCTGATGGAATCATATAACAGTTTCTCTCTTatgctcttgttctttttatgtatcttaatttttaagagtTGTTGTGGaaaattggaatttaaaaatatttagaagaagaaaatgaggtcaTTTTTATAGTTATGGAGTGGAAAGACTAACTCAAAGGAAGGGAAATGCATGAGAAAGTGATtggtttttaaatggaaataatatatattcaaatatccTCTGTATACCGTTGgcaacagaaatacaaacaatgaaGTAAAACTGTAGTGAGACTATGTTGATATTCATAGACATTTGAGGGACCTtgttttttgtttacttgttctTTATTATGCCTCTAATTGATGACAAcacttttatcctttattttgaaTTGTTTGAGAAGAATACAATCTTCCTTGCCCTGTCCATGAAGGCTCGCTTGACTTGCTGGTTCCTTAGGCTGTAAATAAAGGGGTTCAACATGGGGGCTACTGAGGTGTTTAGCACAGCAACACCCTTGCTCAGAGACACTCTGTCTTTTGCTGCTGGATTAATGTACATGAATATGCAGCTGCCATAGGAGATGGAGATGACAATCATGTGGGATGAGCAGGTAGAAAAGGCCTTTGTCCTCTGACTAGCGGAAGGAATCCTCAAAATTGTTCTAATGATATATATGTAGGACAGAATTATTAATGCCAAAGTGAACAGTAGAGTAAACACAGCACAGGCAAAGCCCACTATCTCTAGGAATTTTGTGTCTGAACAAGAAAGGTGTAGTAAGGGGAAATAATCACAGGTAAAATGGTCTATAACGTTGGACTTACAGTAATCAAGCTGTATGAACTGCATGAGTAATGGGAATATGATTAAGAATGAAGCCAACCAAGAGGCAAAGACAAGGAGTTTGCAGACTCTGGGATTCATGATGGTCATGTAATGCAGAGGCTTGCAGATGGCAATGTAACGGTCATAGGACATGGCAGCCAGAAGGCAAAATTCAGTGACTCCCAAGAGGatgaaaaaaaagaactgagccaTGCAGTCATTAAAGGAAATGGTTTTATCTCTTGTAATCAAGCTGCCCAGGAACTTGGGTATGCTGACAGTTGTGAATGAAACCTCTAGCAAGGAGAAATTTctgaggaagaaatacatgggaGTCTGGAGGTGGGAATCCAGCAGGGTAAGGGTGATAATGGTCAGGTTCCCAGTGATGCTGAGCATGTAGGTGATGAGCAGAAAGACAAAGATCACCCCCTGAAGCTGTGGATCATCTGACAATCCCAGGAGGATGAACTCTGTTATTTCTGTgtggtttttcatttatttcctctcttgtATAAtctagagggaaaaataaaaccaagcagATTGTAGAAAAGAGGATTATCCACGGATAGTTCAGGAGTTTAtctttggaaataaatatattatgccATACCAATTTGATGTAGTAGATCTTTAAGACATCTTAATAAATAGGTGACATGTATAAGTAAGTTTTGATCATATGTTGCTCTCTATGTTTTACATAGAATGTTTCTCCATAAAATCCTTATTTCACAGATTGGAAACTGaatctaaaaagatttttaaaaatcttacccaggggcgcctgggtggctcagtgagttaaaggctctgccttccgctcaggtcatgatcccagggccctgggatggagccccgcatcgggctctctgctctgcagggagccagcttccccatctctctctctgctgcctctctgcctgct from Mustela lutreola isolate mMusLut2 chromosome 8, mMusLut2.pri, whole genome shotgun sequence includes these protein-coding regions:
- the LOC131839733 gene encoding olfactory receptor 6C1-like gives rise to the protein MKNHTEITEFILLGLSDDPQLQGVIFVFLLITYMLSITGNLTIITLTLLDSHLQTPMYFFLRNFSLLEVSFTTVSIPKFLGSLITRDKTISFNDCMAQFFFFILLGVTEFCLLAAMSYDRYIAICKPLHYMTIMNPRVCKLLVFASWLASFLIIFPLLMQFIQLDYCKSNVIDHFTCDYFPLLHLSCSDTKFLEIVGFACAVFTLLFTLALIILSYIYIIRTILRIPSASQRTKAFSTCSSHMIVISISYGSCIFMYINPAAKDRVSLSKGVAVLNTSVAPMLNPFIYSLRNQQVKRAFMDRARKIVFFSNNSK
- the LOC131837849 gene encoding olfactory receptor 6C3-like, whose translation is MKNRTVPTEFILLGLSDDPELQIMIFLFLIITYILSVTGNLTIITLTLTDSHLQTPMYFFLRNFSVLEISFTTVCIPRFLGTIITRDKTISYNNCTAQLFFFIFMGITEFYLLTAMSYDRYVAICKPLHYTTIMNKRVCILLVFCAWLTGFLNIFPPVLLFLQLDYCGSNVIDHFACDYFPLLQLSCSDTWLLEVIGFYSAIVILLFTLALIILSYMFIIRTILKLPSASQRKKAFSTCSSHMIVISISYGSCIFMYANPSAKEKASLTKGVAILNTSVAPMMNPFIYTLRNQQVKQAFKDTIQKVMIFSSK